The Lachnospiraceae bacterium genome includes the window TAAACTAATTTAAAAAGGGCTTCCCTTTTCAAGCTGAATTTGTTATAATAAGAAATATGATCATTACAGGCCGCATGGCGGCAAAGGAGGAAATATGCACACATATCAAACAAAAGGTACCTGCTCACGGCAGATTGATTTTGAGCTGAGAGACGGCAAGGTTTATAATGTCAATTTTGTAGGAGGCTGCAACGGCAACTTGAAGGGGATCAGCAAATTAGTAGAAGGAATGGATGCAAAGGAGCTGATTGAGCGCCTGAAAGGCAATACCTGCGGCAGCAAGCCGACTTCCTGTCCTGATCAGCTGGCACTTGCTTTGGAGGCTGCACTGGCCGAAACGAAAGCAGAGGCGTAGATTGAAAAATAAGCTTGATAGCTTATTTTTCAATCGGCTATTTGTGCCGGAGCGTCACAAATAAGCTCAGATGGCATTCCTGCCACATACGCTTCGGAATGGAGGAATAAGATGCGAGGAAAAGGAAGAGTCACCAATTTAACAGAGGGAACCATTTGGAAGCAGCTCGTGCTGTTTGCTCTTCCGCTTATGGCCAGCAACCTGTTTCAGCAGTTATACAATACGGCTGATTCCTTGGTAGTTGGCCGTTTTGTTGGAAGTACGGCACTGGCTGCGGTAGGTTCCACAGGTGCACTGACCGGACTGATTATCGGCTTTTTCATGGGCATGGGTACAGGCTCAGGCGTAGTCATTTCGCAGTATTACGGCGCTAAAAACTATGAAAAGCTGGAAAAGAGCGTACATACAGCTATGGCGCTGGCAATCGCTTTTGGCGTGGTGCTGGCTGTAGTCGGCGTGATTTTATCCCCCTATATGCTCAAATGGATGAGCACGCCAGATGATGTCATGGATCAGGCTACGCTCTATCTGCGGATCTATTTTATCGGCATTATTTCATTAACAGTTTATAACATTGGAGCAGGAATCCTGCGTGCGGTCGGCGATTCTAAGAGGCCGCTGTATTATCTGGTGATCTCCGGTGTGACAAACGTAGTGCTGAACCTGATTTTTGTAATCGTATTTCACCTGGGCGTGGCCGGCGTGGCGCTGGCAACGATCTGCTCTCAGGTGCTGTCTTCTGTGCTCGTCATTTACAATTTGACGCATACCAGCGGACCGTTCCGCCTGCATCTGAAGGAAATTCGCTTTGACAAGGAGATCCTGTGGCAGATTGCCAAGATCGGTCTCCCAGCCGGTGTGCAGTCGATGGTGATTTCATTGTCTAATATCGTGATTCAGTCTAAGGTGAATATGTTTGGCTCAGCGGCCATGGCCGGCCACTCGGCAGCCAGCCGTATCGATTCGTTTGTATATATGCCGCTCAATGCCATTTCCTTGGCAACGACCACCTATACGGCGCAGAATCTGGGCGCCGGCAAGATGGACCGTGTGAAAAAAGGGACGAGAACCTCGATTCTGATTGGTCTTGGCGCAACCATTGCCGTAGGCTGGATTGCCGGCTTTGCGGCAAAACCGCTCATTGAAATGTTTTCAGATGAACAAGAGGTTATCTTCTTTGGCATCAAGTCGTTGCGGATGCGCTGTATGACCTATTTCCTGTTTGTATTTACCGATGTGCTGGCAGGCGTGATCAGAGGAAGCGGCAATGCCGTAGTGCCGATGGCGATTTCGATGATCAACATGTGCGCGGTGCGGATTCTGTGGCTTATGATTGCGATGCCCTTCTGGACGGATTTCAATGTGATCGTGTTTAGTTATCCGCTGACATGGGGGCTGGCGTCGCTTTGTTATCTGATTTATTATCTCAAAGGCGGCTGGCTGAAGAAATGGAAGCAGCTGCATGAAGAGCCTGTAATGGCAGAGGAGTAAAATCGATGGCCAGTATTATGGATCAGGAGCGGCAGTTTCACATTCAAACACTGCCGGATGAAGTCGGAGAATATGTGATCCTGCCCGGCGATCCGGGACGGGTGCCGGCGATTGCCGCGCTGCTGGAAAATGCCGTCTGCGTAGCGGAAAACCGCGAATATACGGTGTATACTGGATGGCTTGACGGTCAAAAGGTGACGGTCTGCTCAACCGGTATCGGCGGCCCTTCAGCGGCGATTGCAGTAGAAGAGCTGATTAAATGCGGCGCGCATACCTTTATCCGCGTAGGGACCAGCGGCGGTATGGATCTTGCCGTGACAGGCGGCGATCTGGTGATTGCAAGCGCTGCTGTACGCGGCGAGGGCACGAGCCGCGAATATCTGCCGCTTGAATATCCGGCGGTGGCAAACCATGAGGTAGTGCAGGCGCTGGAGCAGGCAGCTAAAAAGCTATCAGATGAAGCACTGGGGCATGGCTATCATGTGGGCGTGGTGCATTCTAAAGACAGCTTCTACGGAGAGGTAGAGCCGCAGGCAAGTCCTGTGAGCCGTGATATTGAGCAGCGCTGGGACGCCTACATGCGCTGTGGCTGCCTCACATCGGAGATGGAATGCGCAGCGGTATTTTCCGTCGGTTTGGCGCGCCGTGCGCGCTGCGGAGCGGTGCTGACAGCTCTTTGGAATGTGGAGCGTTCCAAGCAGGGGCTGCCGGATCAGATTACGTATGACAGCAGCCGGGCCATTCGATGTGCGATAGAGGCGATCCGCATTTTGATGGCGGGATCGGGTGCTTTGTAGGTTTTTCACAGAGAAGCAGCAAAAGATTTATTCATTTTGAATGAAATAGAGAAGTTGTGTTTTTGATTGCACTTGTGAGAGGAAATGTGTATAATACTAGGTGAATGACAGGGAACGGGTCAGTCGCCTAGTATTTTTATGCTGGGCATGTAAGAAGCATATGAAAAGAATGGGAGAGATTCAATGACTTCGGAAGAACTCAAACAGCTACAGATCATGGCCTGCAAGGTGCGCATGGGCGTGATCGAGGGGACGCATGCCGCCAAATGCGGACATCCGGGCGGAAGCTTGTCAGCGGCCGATATCTTTACGTATCTTTATTTTAAGGAGCTAACGGTAGATCCTTTGAATCCGGCATGGGAGGAGAGGGATCGTTTTGTGCTTTCTAAGGGACATACGGCCCCGGGCCTGTATGCGGCCTTGGCGCATCGGGGCTTTTTTCCTCCGGAGGATCTGCAGAAGCTAAGAAAAATCGGCAGCTACCTGCAGGGGCATCCGTGCATGACGGAGACGCCCGGTGTGGATATGTCCACCGGCAGCTTGGGACAGGGCGTTTCGACGGCAGTCGGCATGGCGCTGGCACTGAAATATCAGAAAAAACCGCAGCGCGTTTATACGCTTTTGGGGGACGGCGAAATTCAGGAAGGTCAGGTGTGGGAGGCCATGATGTTTGCATCTCACTATCATCTGGACAACCTGTGTGTGATCATTGATAATAATAATCTGCAGATCGACGGCTGGGTGAATGAGGTCATGAGCCCCTATCCGATCGACGAAAAGCTGGCAGCCTTTGGCTTTGGCGTTCAGACCATCGACGGCCATGATTTTAACCAGATCGAGCAGGCGTTGGCGCAGGCAAAACAGACAAAAGGAAAGCCCTATGGCATCATCCTTAAAACGATTAAGGGCAAGGGCGTATCTTATATGGAAAATGTGGGCAGCTGGCATGGCAAGGCGCCCGACGACGCACAATATGAAATCGCAATGAATGAGCTGAGAGCTCAGCTTGCACAGCTGGAGGTGGAATAAGATGAGTGAAGAAAAGAGAATTGCCACCCGAGAGAGCTGCGGAAACGCGTTAGTTGAGCTCGGTAAGGAGCATCCGGAGATCGTGGTAATGGTTGCAGATCTTGCCGATGCGACCAAAACAGAAATCTTCAAGAAAGCATTTCCGGAGCGCTATTTTGACTGCGGCATCGCCGAGGCCAATATGATGAGCGCCGCTGCCGGTATGAGCACCTGCGGTTTGGTCCCCTTTGTGAGCAGCTTCGCCATGTTCGCGGCCGGCCGCGCATTTGAACAGATCCGCAACAGCATCGGCTATCCGCGGTGCAATGTCAAGATCGCCGCGACGCATGCCGGTATTTCAGTCGGCGAGGATGGCGCAAGCCACCAGTGCTGCGAGGACATCGCGCTTATGCGCAGCATTCCGGGGATGGTCGTGATCTGCCCGGCCGATGATGCAGAGGCCCGCGCAGCGGTAAAAGCGGCGTATGAATATCAGGGACCGGTGTATTTGCGGCTTGGCCGTCTGGCTGTTCCTGTATTTCACAAGGATGAAAATTATGAATTTGCAATTGGTAAAGCAGAGGTGATCCATCCCGGACAGGATGTCACCATCATCGCAACTGGCCTGATGGTAAAGGAAGCGATGGACGCGGCTAGATTGCTAGAAGCAAAGGGCATCGGCGTGCGCGTGATCAATATGGCTACCATTAAGCCTTTGGATGAGGAGATCGTGTTGCAGGCGGCTAAGGAGACGGGGCGTATTGTTACGGCAGAGGAGCATTCGATTGTAGGCGGACTTGGCGAAGCGGTATGCAGCCTGCTTTCGGAGAAGTGTCCCACGCCTGTGCGCCGCGTAGGTGTGAACGATGTATTTGGTCATTCGGGACCGGCGCTCGAGCTGCTAAAGGAGTTTGGCCTCTCGGCGGAGCATTTGGCAGAGGTCTGCGAAGCGTTTATTCAGGAAGCCTGAGAGCGTTTTTAGTGGATGTGAATATGAAAAATGACGGAAAAATGATTCCGTCATTTTTTTATACTTTATCTGTGTTTTCTGATTGATTCTTTTTGAATTGATATTTTCCCTTTCCATGACCGGATATGGGGATAATTATGCCTGCTTGAAGCAAATTAGAAATCAGTTTAGAAGCGCCCGAGCTTTTCAAATCCAGAAGCTGCATCACAGCACTCCTGCCAAAAAATTCAGTAAAGCCAAACTGATCAAACAATCTATGAATATGGGCGATAGTTTTTATGGAGAACGTTTTTCCCTTTTTAGAAAGTACACTTTCAATGTCCACTTTTTTATCATGAATATCCACTTTTTCACCTTTTAAAAATCTGCTTATGTGCAAATCCCGATTATGCAGTTCATTCTTTTCATTTAAAAGTAAATTCCGCAGAAATGCTTCAAGATATTCTGTTGTCTCGTGAATGCCTTTCTGTAAATTAGTATAATTTGCACGAACAAGTGCATTTCTAAAATACCATGCATTTTCTGCAAATATATCATTGGTTGCAGTAAAGCCAAGCATTCGTAGATATTTGATAAAGAATACGGCTGTTGTTCTTGTATTACCTTCTCCGAAAATGTGGATTTGCCAAAGCCCTGAAATGAATATAGCAAGATGGTGGATGATATCATCTATTAAAAGCCCTTTATAACTAAAAGCCTTTTCTTGTGAAAAATCATATTCAAGTGTAGCTCTAAGCTGTGAAGCACTTCCATATAAAACTGTTGCTCCGTCAAGGACCCATTCCTTTTTAGTAATATTGTAATCTCTAATTTTTCCTGCATGCTTATATATTCCTTGAAAGAGTTTATGATGAATTGAAATATATTCATTAGGAGAAAAAGAAAACGCTGTTTCAGAAAGTATCTCGGCAATGCGGGAAGATACTTTATCAGCTTCTTCAGTGCGTTCATTATCGGAGGTATGCATGGGTTTTTCTTCGTAATAACTGTCAATAAGACGCTGAGCCTCTTTAAAAGTAATTCTACCCTCGATATTCTGAATAGCAGTATCAATCAAATATTTTGATGGTTTGAGCCCGTCCACTGCTTGAAGCCCAATTGCTGTACTCCATGCATATCCTTTAGTAGCTTTATCCGGCTCAGACTCTTTTAAGTATTCCTTAAAGGGGTCTTTTTTCATATCGATTACCTCGCATCACATTTTATCACTTACCTTAATTATTATAACATAAATGCCGGCAGCCTGTACAGAATAGAGATAAATGATCTATTTGAAAAAGGAGATGCTATCGTTATGATCAATGATCAAAGAAAAGTCGTATTAGTGGGGACCGGCATGGTGGGGATGAGCTATGCCTATGCATTGCTTAACCAGCCGATTTGCAATGAACTGATTTTAATTGACATCGATAAAAAAAGAGCAGAGGGAGAGGCTATGGATCTGAGCCATGGCATTCCGTTTGCTTCCTCGCATATGAAAATCCGTGCAGGTGAATATACCGACTGCAGCGATGCAGATTTAGTAGTGATCTGCGCCGGAGTGGCGCAAAAGCCCGGCGAATCCAGACTGGACCTTTTGCAGCGTAATGCCAAGGTGCTGCGCAGCATCGTAGAGCCGATTGTTGCCTCAGGCTTTCAGGGGATTTTTCTAACGGCAACGAATCCGGTGGATATCATTACACAGATCATCCATGATATTTCAGGCTTCCCGGCGCAGCGGGTACTCGGCAGCGGCACAACGCTGGACAGCGCACGGCTTCGCTATATGATTGGCGAATATTTTAGAGTGGATCCCCGCAATGTGCATGCTTATGTGATCGGCGAACATGGAGATTCTGAATTTGTACCGTGGTCACAGGCAATGGTAGCCACCAAGTCGGTGCTGGATATCTGTGAGGAATACGAGGAGCAATGCCATTTTTGCGATCTGCAGGGGATTGAGAATCAGGTGCGCACCTCTGCGCAAAAGATTATTGCAGCGAAAAAGGCTACCTATTATGGGATCGGCATGGCGCTGGTACGGATCACCAAGGCGATTTTTAATGATGAAAACAGTGTGCTGACCGTTTCGGTAAGAAGCAGCGGATGGTATGGCACAGAGGATATCTATCTGGGACTTCCGGCATTTATTAACCGCTCTGGTGTACGGAGCATTTTGAATCTGAAGCTGACAGAGGAGGAGGTAGCCGAGCTTCAGCGTTCCTCCCGTACGCTAAAGCAGTTTTATGATCAGTTGACAATCTGAAGGCTTGCAATATAAGAAGCAAGTTAGAAACAAAATATTACAAAGTGTATACAAAGCGGAGAAGCCCTCGCAATTTTTCCCTTATATAGTTAAAGCATCATTTATATGAATACCACAGAAAGAGGGAGAGCAAATGATTGAGATAAAGGAGTATAGGGGACAGATTCGCAACTGGAGAATGCTTTGTGAGAAATTAGGAGTTGCCTGTGATCTTACCAGACAGGAGCGGGAGGAGCAGATCCTGATCAGGGCATACGAGACATGGGGATATGATCTGCCGCAGCATCTCGACGGGATGTTTGCGGCAGCTTTATGGGATGAGGAGAGGCAGGAGCTTTTCTGCATGCGCGATCCCTTTGGCACCAAGCCGTTCTATTATTATCAAACAATAGAGGGCCGGCTTTTGTATGGGCACAGCCTGCAAAGCTTTATGAAGGATCCGGGGTTTATCAAAAGGCTGAATGAAAAGGCGCTGCAGCTGTATCTGAATATGACTTATATAGCGGGAGAGGACACCTTTTTTGCGGGCGTAAAGAAGCTAATGCCGGGGCATTATCTGATCTGGCGGGAGGGCAGGCTTACGGTCCAGTGCTATTGGAAGCCGAAGTTTTGCCCTGAAGAAGGACGGACGCTGCAGGAGTGGGCGGATGAGATTCATGATACGCTGGAGCAGGTAATGAGAGAGACCAAGGAAGAAGACGAGCAGGCAGAGGTATTTCTTTCAGGAGGTGTGGATTCTTCGTATCTACTCGCCATGTCAGATGCGGCGGTGTCAGATTCGTGCGGCTATGAAGAAAAAGAATATGATGAGGCAGAGCTGGCCAAGCAGATTGCGGAGGCGCTTGGAAGAAAAAATGAGAAATGCCTTGTGACGCCGCAGGCTTATTTTGCGGCGGTTCCCTATGTGATGAAACAGATGGAGCAGCCGCTGGGCGATGCTTCGGCCGTCGTATTTGCCATTGCCTGCAGGCAGGTCGGCAAAAGAGCACGGCTGTGCTATTCGGGAGAAGGAGCAGATGAATTTTTTGGCGGCTATCATATCTATCAAAAGGCAGAGGAATACGGTGAGCGTCTGGAAAGCTTCTATGTGGGCAATACCAATATCATGCGCGAAGAGGAAAAACGGGAGATTCTAAAGCGATATGATGAAAGCGTTCAGCCGCTTCAGCTGATGCAGGAGATCTATGCAGATACAAAGGGACTGGATCCGCTGACAAGAATGATGATGATTGATATCCGGCTCTGGCTGGAAGGCGATATCTATCTGAATATTGACAAGATGAGCGCGGCAGCGGGACTGGAAATCCGCATGCCCTTTACAAATATGAAGTTTTTGGAGATTGCCTCGCGTATGCCTTCAAAATATAAGATTGCTGCCGGACAAAATAAGGTAGCCTTTCGTACGGCAGCGGCCAAGGTGCTGCCGGAGGAGACGGCCTTTCGCAAAAAGCTGGGCTTTGCCGTCCCGATTCAGGACTGGCTTGCGGACGACCGCTATAATCAGGATGTGAAGCAAAAGCTGCAGGGGCCGCTGGCAGAACGGTTTTTCCAGCCGGCTCCTCTCACGGCGCTCTTAGAGGATTTCTTAAACGGCAATCGCCAAAGCTGGAGAAAGATATGGACGATTTATACATTTCTGGTGTGGTATGAGGAATATTTTGTGAAATGGTAGGATTTTGCAGGGATCTGTGGTACAATCTTGGATAAATGAACATAAGAGAGGAAGTCGCAGATGAAGTATCCTAGCTGTAAGAAAGTAGATGTTGAGGAAACGTTTTTTGGAATTTCACTGGAGGATCCGTATGCGTGGCTGAAGGCGGCGAAGGATCCGGAGGTGCTGGACTGGGTCAAGCGGGAGAATGCGTATACGGATGCATGGTTTGACCAAAAGGAGATTGAGGAGAAGGTGCGGCAGTTAAAAGAGGCTGCCGGCGAAAAAGTAACGTATCGCTCTATCTCGCCGTGGAGAGGGGGCTATGCGGCTACCCGGATTGAGGATGGCTGCTACAGTCTGGTGCGTTTGAATGCGGCCATGGAGGAAGAGGCTGTGATCGTGGGACAAAAGCAGATCGAAGGCTTTACGCCCTTTGAGCTTAAGGTGTGTCCCGCAGACAGCGACAAGATAGCGATCTATGGCTTATACGATGGCGCGGCGCGTCCGGCTGCTCTGATCGTGGACATGAAGGAGAAGCGCGTGCTGGCCAAGGCGGAAAATACATTTAGCTGCACATGGTCAAGGACGGCGCCGGTGTTTTACTATTCTGATACGATCTCCGATGCTGCCACGCAGCAAAGCCACTCGCGGGTGATGGGCTATCAGGTGCTGACCGGCGAGACTGTCTGCATTTACAAGGACTCAGCGTATTCCGTGTTTGGCACGGTGCAGGCTTCGACGGATGACCGGTTTTTGATGATGGAGATGATGAGCGATTATTCGCATGCGCGGTTTATTGTATATGAAGAGGCAACCGGAAAAACTGTGGATATCACTGAGAGCCGCAGCACCCAAATGCAGTATGTGGATTCTATGCAGAACCAGCATTTCTTTATCTCTAAGGAAACCAGCTCGTTTGGCGAGGTGCTGGCGGTGGAGAATGGGCAAGGACTTTCAGCGGCCAGAGTGGTGCGCGCGGAAGAAAAAGAAGTGCTGGACAGCGGTTTTGTGCTTGGTGAAAAGCTGTATCTGATGGCGATGGCGGATGTGCGCACCCGGATTTTATGTATAGAAGATGGCCGGGAGAGCGTAGTGGCTCTGCCGGAGGAGATCGGTACGGCCGGCATTATAGGACGGCTTGCCGAGGGCATTTTGCTGCAGTTTGAATCGTTTACCTGCCGGCCGATGACGCTGGCCTTTGACGGAGAACAGATGAAGGTTTTGCATTCGGAAAAGGCAGCGGAGCACCCGGATCTGATTGTGGAGCAGCGGTTTGCGCCTTCTGTGGAAGACGGACGGCAGATTCCGTATTTTATGGTGTATAAAAAAGGAACTCAGCGCAGCGGACAAAATCCGGTGTGGATGTACGGCTACGGCGGCTATAATTCGGCGATGCTGCCGGGGCATAAGGAAGCGGTGAGCGGCCTTGACATTGCGGATTGGGCAGAGAAGGGCGGCATCTATGTGCTCTGCTCCCTGCGCGGCGGCAGCGAATATGGTACTGGCTGGCATGAAGAAGGCATGGGCATGAAAAAGAAAAACTGTTACTATGATTTTATTGGCATCACAGAGCAGATCATCCGGGACGGATGGACGGCGCCGGAGCATATTGCTATTTCCGGCTGTTCTAACGGCGGCCTTCTGATGTCGACGCTGGTGACGATGCGGCCGGACCTCTTTGGCTGCGTGATCGATTCCGTGCCGCATACGGATATGATCCATTTTGCGGAGGATGACCGCGGGCCGATGTATATCACAGAGTATGGCAATCCGCGGGAGAGCCGAGAAATGTTTGAGTATATGCTGAGCTACTCGCCGTATCATAATGTGAAAAAGGTGAATTACCCCAGTATCTATATCCAGACCGGAGAATGTGATAACAATGTGCCGCCGTATCATGGCAAAAAGTTCGCGGCGCGTATGCAGGAGTGCAATCAGAGCGAGAATCCGGTGCTGCTGCGCGTGCTGGCGAAGGGTAGCCACGACCGCGGCAGCGGCGAGGTCTACTGGCGGACGATTGCGGAGATGCAGCTGTTTGCACAAAAGGCTCTGGGGCTGTGAGGCAGGGCGTTTGCTATGAGGTTTTGCGGCTGCGCCGCTAAAAATATTTTGGGTTAGTGTGGGATTTGCCCTCTCAAAGGTTCGATACTAATAGTAAAGAGCTTTTGGGAGGGTTTTTTATGCAGGAAAGAGAGAGGTATTTGCAGGAGCTGCAGGAGATGTTCTGGGAGCAGCAGCAGAGAGCTATGCAGCTGGAGAAGGTACTGACGCATACGCCGGGGTGTATTGTGCGAAAACGAGGGCGGATGTATTGGCAGGTGCGCTGCGGCGGCAAGCAGGTGCAGCGGTATGTGAAAGGGACGGAGATTGAGAAGGTGGAGGAGAGAATTTGGGTGATGAAACAGCTGCAGCAGAGGCTTGAGGAGCAGAGGCAGTTTCTGCAGGAGCTGCAGGGGGCCTTGCGGATGTTTGGTCTGG containing:
- a CDS encoding TIGR03905 family TSCPD domain-containing protein; translation: MHTYQTKGTCSRQIDFELRDGKVYNVNFVGGCNGNLKGISKLVEGMDAKELIERLKGNTCGSKPTSCPDQLALALEAALAETKAEA
- a CDS encoding MATE family efflux transporter, which gives rise to MRGKGRVTNLTEGTIWKQLVLFALPLMASNLFQQLYNTADSLVVGRFVGSTALAAVGSTGALTGLIIGFFMGMGTGSGVVISQYYGAKNYEKLEKSVHTAMALAIAFGVVLAVVGVILSPYMLKWMSTPDDVMDQATLYLRIYFIGIISLTVYNIGAGILRAVGDSKRPLYYLVISGVTNVVLNLIFVIVFHLGVAGVALATICSQVLSSVLVIYNLTHTSGPFRLHLKEIRFDKEILWQIAKIGLPAGVQSMVISLSNIVIQSKVNMFGSAAMAGHSAASRIDSFVYMPLNAISLATTTYTAQNLGAGKMDRVKKGTRTSILIGLGATIAVGWIAGFAAKPLIEMFSDEQEVIFFGIKSLRMRCMTYFLFVFTDVLAGVIRGSGNAVVPMAISMINMCAVRILWLMIAMPFWTDFNVIVFSYPLTWGLASLCYLIYYLKGGWLKKWKQLHEEPVMAEE
- a CDS encoding nucleoside phosphorylase; this encodes MASIMDQERQFHIQTLPDEVGEYVILPGDPGRVPAIAALLENAVCVAENREYTVYTGWLDGQKVTVCSTGIGGPSAAIAVEELIKCGAHTFIRVGTSGGMDLAVTGGDLVIASAAVRGEGTSREYLPLEYPAVANHEVVQALEQAAKKLSDEALGHGYHVGVVHSKDSFYGEVEPQASPVSRDIEQRWDAYMRCGCLTSEMECAAVFSVGLARRARCGAVLTALWNVERSKQGLPDQITYDSSRAIRCAIEAIRILMAGSGAL
- a CDS encoding transketolase; its protein translation is MTSEELKQLQIMACKVRMGVIEGTHAAKCGHPGGSLSAADIFTYLYFKELTVDPLNPAWEERDRFVLSKGHTAPGLYAALAHRGFFPPEDLQKLRKIGSYLQGHPCMTETPGVDMSTGSLGQGVSTAVGMALALKYQKKPQRVYTLLGDGEIQEGQVWEAMMFASHYHLDNLCVIIDNNNLQIDGWVNEVMSPYPIDEKLAAFGFGVQTIDGHDFNQIEQALAQAKQTKGKPYGIILKTIKGKGVSYMENVGSWHGKAPDDAQYEIAMNELRAQLAQLEVE
- a CDS encoding transketolase family protein; this encodes MSEEKRIATRESCGNALVELGKEHPEIVVMVADLADATKTEIFKKAFPERYFDCGIAEANMMSAAAGMSTCGLVPFVSSFAMFAAGRAFEQIRNSIGYPRCNVKIAATHAGISVGEDGASHQCCEDIALMRSIPGMVVICPADDAEARAAVKAAYEYQGPVYLRLGRLAVPVFHKDENYEFAIGKAEVIHPGQDVTIIATGLMVKEAMDAARLLEAKGIGVRVINMATIKPLDEEIVLQAAKETGRIVTAEEHSIVGGLGEAVCSLLSEKCPTPVRRVGVNDVFGHSGPALELLKEFGLSAEHLAEVCEAFIQEA
- a CDS encoding cell filamentation protein; translation: MKKDPFKEYLKESEPDKATKGYAWSTAIGLQAVDGLKPSKYLIDTAIQNIEGRITFKEAQRLIDSYYEEKPMHTSDNERTEEADKVSSRIAEILSETAFSFSPNEYISIHHKLFQGIYKHAGKIRDYNITKKEWVLDGATVLYGSASQLRATLEYDFSQEKAFSYKGLLIDDIIHHLAIFISGLWQIHIFGEGNTRTTAVFFIKYLRMLGFTATNDIFAENAWYFRNALVRANYTNLQKGIHETTEYLEAFLRNLLLNEKNELHNRDLHISRFLKGEKVDIHDKKVDIESVLSKKGKTFSIKTIAHIHRLFDQFGFTEFFGRSAVMQLLDLKSSGASKLISNLLQAGIIIPISGHGKGKYQFKKNQSENTDKV
- a CDS encoding L-lactate dehydrogenase, whose amino-acid sequence is MINDQRKVVLVGTGMVGMSYAYALLNQPICNELILIDIDKKRAEGEAMDLSHGIPFASSHMKIRAGEYTDCSDADLVVICAGVAQKPGESRLDLLQRNAKVLRSIVEPIVASGFQGIFLTATNPVDIITQIIHDISGFPAQRVLGSGTTLDSARLRYMIGEYFRVDPRNVHAYVIGEHGDSEFVPWSQAMVATKSVLDICEEYEEQCHFCDLQGIENQVRTSAQKIIAAKKATYYGIGMALVRITKAIFNDENSVLTVSVRSSGWYGTEDIYLGLPAFINRSGVRSILNLKLTEEEVAELQRSSRTLKQFYDQLTI
- the asnB gene encoding asparagine synthase (glutamine-hydrolyzing), yielding MIEIKEYRGQIRNWRMLCEKLGVACDLTRQEREEQILIRAYETWGYDLPQHLDGMFAAALWDEERQELFCMRDPFGTKPFYYYQTIEGRLLYGHSLQSFMKDPGFIKRLNEKALQLYLNMTYIAGEDTFFAGVKKLMPGHYLIWREGRLTVQCYWKPKFCPEEGRTLQEWADEIHDTLEQVMRETKEEDEQAEVFLSGGVDSSYLLAMSDAAVSDSCGYEEKEYDEAELAKQIAEALGRKNEKCLVTPQAYFAAVPYVMKQMEQPLGDASAVVFAIACRQVGKRARLCYSGEGADEFFGGYHIYQKAEEYGERLESFYVGNTNIMREEEKREILKRYDESVQPLQLMQEIYADTKGLDPLTRMMMIDIRLWLEGDIYLNIDKMSAAAGLEIRMPFTNMKFLEIASRMPSKYKIAAGQNKVAFRTAAAKVLPEETAFRKKLGFAVPIQDWLADDRYNQDVKQKLQGPLAERFFQPAPLTALLEDFLNGNRQSWRKIWTIYTFLVWYEEYFVKW
- a CDS encoding S9 family peptidase — translated: MKYPSCKKVDVEETFFGISLEDPYAWLKAAKDPEVLDWVKRENAYTDAWFDQKEIEEKVRQLKEAAGEKVTYRSISPWRGGYAATRIEDGCYSLVRLNAAMEEEAVIVGQKQIEGFTPFELKVCPADSDKIAIYGLYDGAARPAALIVDMKEKRVLAKAENTFSCTWSRTAPVFYYSDTISDAATQQSHSRVMGYQVLTGETVCIYKDSAYSVFGTVQASTDDRFLMMEMMSDYSHARFIVYEEATGKTVDITESRSTQMQYVDSMQNQHFFISKETSSFGEVLAVENGQGLSAARVVRAEEKEVLDSGFVLGEKLYLMAMADVRTRILCIEDGRESVVALPEEIGTAGIIGRLAEGILLQFESFTCRPMTLAFDGEQMKVLHSEKAAEHPDLIVEQRFAPSVEDGRQIPYFMVYKKGTQRSGQNPVWMYGYGGYNSAMLPGHKEAVSGLDIADWAEKGGIYVLCSLRGGSEYGTGWHEEGMGMKKKNCYYDFIGITEQIIRDGWTAPEHIAISGCSNGGLLMSTLVTMRPDLFGCVIDSVPHTDMIHFAEDDRGPMYITEYGNPRESREMFEYMLSYSPYHNVKKVNYPSIYIQTGECDNNVPPYHGKKFAARMQECNQSENPVLLRVLAKGSHDRGSGEVYWRTIAEMQLFAQKALGL